cggagcttgcagtgagccgagattgcaccactgcactccagcctgggcgacagagcaagactccatctcaaaaaaaaaaaaaacaaaaaacaaaaaaaaaacctgaaaaattcTGCCACCTGTGATTTAGTCATGAAGCAGGTGAAACATAGTCAAGTTGgtatgaggaaaaggaaatattaatatttgtgatGAGACTGGGACTTATTGAGAATCTTGGTTGTCTAGGAAATGATcagttattaagaaaaaaagtaagagagTCAGTTGCATTACGCACAGACTTGTGCTCAGAAAAGGGGTACAAGGCAGCCTTATATTCCAGGTAAGATGGTGGGACTGGGGATGCACTGGAATCATCAATCAAATCAGAATCCTTTACTCCTCCTTTCCAATCCTCCTGGAGAGGTGGGGCCAACGTCTGGCCTCTCTATAGTACACCAAGGGAAAAGAACAGCAGACACGAGGAGAGCAAGAGCAGCTTCCCAGCCCATGGTTTCCCCAGATCCTTAGCACTCCCTACCCTAAGGTTAGAGAACTGGATTTCTGCTGATCCAATCCCAGCCTTACTTAGTACCCTATGGTCATTCTCCCTGGTCCACCCTCACTATATCCCCCTGCCACCCGCCCTGAAGAACACAAAGCTTTTTAGTTCTCTGCCacaaggtaatttttaaaatgtggtttcttTGTTTAAACAGTTACTAAGTTGGTTCGTCTTTTAGTAACagacctcccctcccccagctccccactcAGTCTTGTATgatcacatcatcatcatcatcatcatcttcctcctcctcctcctcctcctcttcctcatcatcTTCTGGcagttcttcctcctcctcttcctcttcttcatctAGACAAACTACCACCTCAGCTGGCTGAGGTAATCGAGAGTCAAACCAATCCAGTACCTGCTGGGTGCTAAGCCTTGATGCCTGACTCAATTGAGGGATATCAGTTTCCCGTAGCTGTTGGTGGGCTGCCCAGTACCTCTCCAAGGGTTGTATATCCGGTGGGGGTGGAGGGATCGGCAGAGGTGGTGTCTCAGCCCTTTCATTCAAGGAGCgggttgatggtggtggtgtagGAATTGCTGGGTCTTGGAAACTAGGGGCACCAGGTACTGCGTTGTCCCGAAACCATTTTAGTTGCCCATGCTTCAAGGCATAGCGTGTGTCACCAAACCACTGAATGATCTCAGGCCGAGGTAAACCAGTGATCTGTTCTAACTTTTGGTAATCCTCACGCCGTGCCCATTGGCACTGTAAAAAAAAGGATTTAAGGATAGCCAGCTGCTCTTTGGTTTTGCGCTTGGTCTTTCGCTGGCGTTGCATATCTGGGGAAAGGTACTCTGTGGGGCCAACTCTACCTGGTACTGAGTTATGCCGTAGCCCTTGGGGCCAGGCTGGTTCCAGATGTGGGGGTAATGCCTGTTCACTGGGTGACACTGACTGTGGGACACAGCCTAGTGGCTGGAGGGGTTTAGAGGTGGCAGTAGCTCCATTAGCCAGTACCTGGAAAGAAGAAGAGgtagaggaagaagagggagtAACACTAGATGCTGACTCCTCCTTACAACTACTGGCAATTAATGCAATTGGTGGGGGTTTATCCCGAGCTTGTGGCTGGGGGACGGTTGTGGAGTGGTTCCAGGAAGCAGTACCTATGCCATGTGACTGGTTGGGACCCCTGCCTGCCTGCTCCTTTGAGAGGCCACTGCTTTGAAGATGTTGCCAAAAATCTGATTGGTGGGGCAATGCTCCACTGCCAGGTGTCATCAGGGACTCCTTTAATTTCTGGTGACTCTGTGGCAGTGGTGGCATCTGAGAGGACTCCTCAGGCTCTACCTTCAATCCTTTCGTCTGGGTGGGCTTGCTAAGAGTCGGAGGACCTATTCCAATACCAACTTGTTCTGGAGCTGGCATTGGAGGAGGAGGCACCTCCTCTGGGGGCCGTCCTGCATGATGAGTAAAAGAGAGAAGGGATTTGAAATGGAGTTGGTCCCGACGGTAGACTACTCGGGCTCGAGTCTCTTCTATTTCTTCAGATGACCAGCTAATACCACAGCGGAGGCGCTGGGCCATAAACCAAGTCTTGACTTTCTCCATCTGCAACCCATAACGTAGGCAGAGAAGGGCAATGTCTGCTAGGCTGGGATAGGGAAAGTAGCTGAAGGTTTTTAGCAGGTGTTCATTGCTGTCTAGCTCACTGGTCTGGGCTGCTTGGGTCCACACAAGCTGTAGCTCCTCAGAGATTGGAGGGAGGCAGATGAGCCCCGCTGGTGAACTACTGAGACCGCTGGCCTCTTTATTAGGAGGCATGGTGCTTTCTGATTTGTGCCCTTCAGAGATAGCTGTAATAAGAAGACAAACAGCTCAATCACTGGGTCTCCTCTTCTGACACATTGCTCAATTTCTACCAGACTAACTGCTGGACACCAAAACaatttaatttctatttgtaTCATGTTGTATTGCTTTTTAAGTGCTCCAacaatttcttatttaattttcataaacttAAGTCATCAGACCCTGCTTTAATTCTCATTTTCTGTGGACTAAAGTCCATAGACGTTAAATTACCCCAAGCCACATGACTGGTGAGTGTTgttccaagaaaaaaatctgtctttaaagccagccatggtggctcatgcctgtaatcccagcacttcgggaggccgaggtgggaggattgcttgagcccaggggtttgataccagcctgggcaacacagtgagactacaaaaaatttaaaaatcagctgggcatggtggttcgtgcctgtagtcccaactacttgggaggctgaggcaggaggactgcttgagcctgagaggttgaggctgcagtgagctatgattgcaccactgcactccagcctgggtgatagagtgagaccctatctaaaaaaaaaaaaaaaaaaaaaaaatctgtctttagAAGTTAAGAAGGAAAACTGATCCTGATATAGCtttttttagtgtgtgtgtgtgtgtgtgtgtgtgtgtgtgtgtgtgtgtgtgtgttttgagatggagtctcgctctgtcgcccaggctggagtgcagtggcacgatcttggctcactgcaacctccacctcccgggttcaagcaattctctgcctcagcctcctgagtagctgggattacaggtgcctgccaccacgcccggctactttttgtatttttagtagagatggggtttcaccgtcttggccaggctggtcttgaactcctgaccttgtgatccacccacctctggcctcccaaagtgctggaattacaggcatgagtcaccacacccagctggtgggttgttttttttttttttaagagataatattgctctgtcacccaagccacccgggctggagtgcagtggcaccatcatagctctgATACAGCCTTTATCTTTCCTATTCAAACCCACTTCTAGAAGCTATCCACCAACTCTCACCTTCTAAATTCATGGAACAAGAATCACATAGTGAAGACTCAACCACAAAAACAAGAGGAGCAATAATTTCAactggcttgtgtgtgtgtgtgcatttttgtttttgttttttcaagagacagggtctcactctgttgcctaggctggagtgcagtggcatgatcatggctcattgcagctttgaactcttaggctcaagcaatcctcccacctcagcctcccaagtagctaggactacaggtgcatgcagccatatccggctaattttaaaattttttgtagacagggtctcactacgttgcctaggctggtctcaaactcctagcctcaagtgatcctcccacctcagcctcccaaagtgctgagattactggagtgagccactgtacccagccctcagaattgtttgtttttgagcaggatctcactctgttgcctagactggagtgcagtggcatgatctcagctcactgtagcctccgcctcctgggttcaagtgattcttgtgcctcagcctcctgagtagctgggactacaggcgtgtgccaccatgccctgctacattttgtatttttagtagagacgaggttttaccatgttaaccaggctggtctcgaactcctgacctcaagtgatccatcggcctcggcctcccaaagtgttgggattacaggcatgagccacggtgcctggccagaactgttaataactattttttttttttttttgagacagagtctttctgtcacccaggctggagtgcagtggcgtgaccttggctcactgcaacctccgcctcccgggttcaagtgattctcctgcctcagcctcccgagtagctggaattacaagcgtgcaccatgatgcccagctaatttttgtatttttagtagagacgaagtttcactattgttataaataaagtttcggtgccacaaaagaaatagcaatcgaatacaaaattttcttttttttttcttctcagtagggcaatttacttctatagaagggtgcacccTCATAGATGGAGCAGTGGGGAGCGCAcacctggacaagggaggggaaggggttcttattcctGACACAGGTGGCCCCTGCCGCTGTCATTCCcgtattggctagggttagaccgcacaggctaaactaattccgactggctaatttaaagagagtgaccGGGTGAGTGGTTTGGTGGGGAAAATGGTAATGGCAGAGCAGgaaatcggaatgagtcagggtggagaatgagtcagggcagagcaggtaatcggaatgagtcagggtggagcaggtgatcgaaaaaggttgctttacaaggaagttaagtttaaaagtagaaggcaaagaattgaacatactgacatattgattctttgaagagaaatttagaactcatatctaatgttatgttggccaggctggtctcgaactcctgacctcaggtgatccacctgccttggcctcccaaagtgctgggattacaggcatgagccaccgcgcccggccactactttttttagagacaagttctcgttacgttgcccaggctggtatgctaTGCACAGGTGCAATCATAATGCATgacagcctcgaattcctgggatcaagtgaccctcctgcctcaacctcctgagtagctggaactagaggtgCACACCATTGTTCCTGGCTTCTTACTAACTCTTTGGCTGCTaacaatttataattatatttagaatGTGGATCAATAGATTGGGAATACAACTGATGAATATCTGGAAGGTAGGACAGCACTGTCCTCTGCCCAGtcccccttttttctttcccttc
The genomic region above belongs to Pongo pygmaeus isolate AG05252 chromosome 15, NHGRI_mPonPyg2-v2.0_pri, whole genome shotgun sequence and contains:
- the HOMEZ gene encoding homeobox and leucine zipper protein Homez isoform X1, whose translation is MLRSRISIRSRHPRRAISEGHKSESTMPPNKEASGLSSSPAGLICLPPISEELQLVWTQAAQTSELDSNEHLLKTFSYFPYPSLADIALLCLRYGLQMEKVKTWFMAQRLRCGISWSSEEIEETRARVVYRRDQLHFKSLLSFTHHAGRPPEEVPPPPMPAPEQVGIGIGPPTLSKPTQTKGLKVEPEESSQMPPLPQSHQKLKESLMTPGSGALPHQSDFWQHLQSSGLSKEQAGRGPNQSHGIGTASWNHSTTVPQPQARDKPPPIALIASSCKEESASSVTPSSSSTSSSFQVLANGATATSKPLQPLGCVPQSVSPSEQALPPHLEPAWPQGLRHNSVPGRVGPTEYLSPDMQRQRKTKRKTKEQLAILKSFFLQCQWARREDYQKLEQITGLPRPEIIQWFGDTRYALKHGQLKWFRDNAVPGAPSFQDPAIPTPPPSTRSLNERAETPPLPIPPPPPDIQPLERYWAAHQQLRETDIPQLSQASRLSTQQVLDWFDSRLPQPAEVVVCLDEEEEEEEEELPEDDEEEEEEEEEEDDDDDDDVIIQD
- the HOMEZ gene encoding homeobox and leucine zipper protein Homez isoform X2, translated to MVRGWEPPPGLDCAISEGHKSESTMPPNKEASGLSSSPAGLICLPPISEELQLVWTQAAQTSELDSNEHLLKTFSYFPYPSLADIALLCLRYGLQMEKVKTWFMAQRLRCGISWSSEEIEETRARVVYRRDQLHFKSLLSFTHHAGRPPEEVPPPPMPAPEQVGIGIGPPTLSKPTQTKGLKVEPEESSQMPPLPQSHQKLKESLMTPGSGALPHQSDFWQHLQSSGLSKEQAGRGPNQSHGIGTASWNHSTTVPQPQARDKPPPIALIASSCKEESASSVTPSSSSTSSSFQVLANGATATSKPLQPLGCVPQSVSPSEQALPPHLEPAWPQGLRHNSVPGRVGPTEYLSPDMQRQRKTKRKTKEQLAILKSFFLQCQWARREDYQKLEQITGLPRPEIIQWFGDTRYALKHGQLKWFRDNAVPGAPSFQDPAIPTPPPSTRSLNERAETPPLPIPPPPPDIQPLERYWAAHQQLRETDIPQLSQASRLSTQQVLDWFDSRLPQPAEVVVCLDEEEEEEEEELPEDDEEEEEEEEEEDDDDDDDVIIQD